Proteins from a genomic interval of Gadus macrocephalus chromosome 2, ASM3116895v1:
- the kcnj19a gene encoding G protein-activated inward rectifier potassium channel 1 isoform X1, producing the protein MAALRRKFGEDYQVVNTSQATTFTAPVKKKRQRFVEKNGRCNVQHGNLGGESSRYLTDLFTTLVDLKWRWNMLIFILTYTIAWLVMASMWWIIAYIRGDLNHGHDASYTPCVANVYNFPSAFLFFIETEATIGYGYRYITEKCPEGIILFLFQSLLGSIVDAFLIGCMFIKMSQPKKRAETLMFSQEAVISQRDGRLCLMFRVGNLRNSHMVSAQIRCKVIKSRQTPEGEFLPLDQCELDVGFGTGADQLFLVSPLTICHEINPKSPFFDLSQRSLKNDQFEIVVILEGIVETTGMTCQARTSYTEDEVLWGHRFLPVMSLEEGFFRVDYSQFHSNFEVPTPPYSVKEHEERAALPSPLSTDTPPPSRGQRRERVFSVDCIRSVEEGVGRGPLGGRLPSKLHRMSSSGREDLQRKVLLLSSQHAEKACSTGDLPLKLQRLGACSPTPPSPEAPRLPLSALKVGFEPMTQSTGELYRPDAAAAAAAALAPRACSPVPASAAGRTEDNLPLKLRRMNADR; encoded by the exons ATGGCTGCACTACGGAGGAAATTCGGCGAGGACTACCAGGTGGTGAACACGAGTCAGGCGACCACTTTCACAGCACCGGTCAAAAAGAAGCGCCAGCGCTTCGTGGAGAAGAACGGTCGTTGCAACGTCCAGCACGGGAACCTCGGAGGGGAGAGCAGCCGGTACCTCACGGACCTCTTCACCACTCTGGTCGACCTGAAATGGCGATGGAACATGCTGATCTTCATCCTGACCTACACCATCGCTTGGCTTGTGATGGCTTCCATGTGGTGGATCATCGCCTACATCAGGGGAGACCTGAACCACGGCCACGACGCGTCGTACACCCCGTGCGTGGCCAACGTGTACAACTTTCCCTCCGCTTTTCTGTTCTTCATCGAGACCGAAGCCACCATCGGGTATGGCTACCGGTACATTACGGAGAAGTGCCCGGAGGGGATCATCCTGTTCTTGTTTCAGTCGCTGTTGGGCTCCATCGTGGACGCCTTTCTCATCGGCTGCATGTTCATCAAGATGTCCCAGCCCAAGAAGCGCGCCGAGACGCTGATGTTCAGCCAGGAGGCAGTCATCTCCCAGCGCGATGGGAGGCTGTGCCTCATGTTCCGCGTTGGCAACCTTCGGAACAGCCATATGGTGTCCGCGCAGATCAGGTGCAAAGTCATCAAG tcTCGTCAGACCCCCGAGGGGGAGTTCCTGCCCCTGGACCAGTGTGAGCTGGACGTGGGGTTCGGGACGGGGGCGGACCAACTCTTCCTGGTGTCCCCCCTGACCATCTGCCACGAGATCAACCCCAAGAGCCCCTTCTTCGACCTGTCCCAGCGCTCGCTGAAGAACGACCAGTTTGAGATCGTGGTGATCCTGGAGGGCATCGTGGAGACCACAG gcaTGACGTGCCAGGCCCGGACGTCCTACACGGAGGACGAGGTGCTGTGGGGCCACCGCTTCCTGCCCGTCATGTCCCTGGAGGAGGGCTTCTTCCGCGTCGACTACTCCCAGTTCCACAGCAACTTCGAGGTGCCCACGCCGCCCTACAGCGTCAAGGAGCACGAGGAGCGCGCCGCCCTGCCCTCGCCGCTCTCCACCGACACGCCCCCGCCCAGCCGGGGCCAGCGGCGCGAGCGCGTCTTCTCCGTCGACTGCATCCGCAGCGTGGAGGAAGGGGTGGGCCGGGGCCCGCTGGGGGGCCGCCTGCCCAGCAAGCTGCACCGGATGAGCTCGTCGGGCCGCGAGGACCTCCAGAGGAAGGTGCTGCTGCTGAGCTCGCAGCACGCCGAGAAGGCCTGCAGCACGGGGGACCTGCCCCTCAAGCTGCAGCGCCTCGGCGCCTGCTCCCCCACGCCGCCCAGCCCGGAGGCCCCGCGCCTGCCGCTCAGCGCGCTCAAGGTGGGCTTCGAGCCCATGACCCAGTCCACGGGGGAGCTGTACCGGCcggacgcggcggcggcggcggcggcggcgttggcgCCTCGCGCCTGCAGCCCCGTGCCGGCCTCCGCCGCGGGGAGGACAGAGGACAATCTGCCCCTGAAGCTGCGCAGGATGAACGCCGATCgctga
- the kcnj19a gene encoding G protein-activated inward rectifier potassium channel 1 isoform X2: MAALRRKFGEDYQVVNTSQATTFTAPVKKKRQRFVEKNGRCNVQHGNLGGESSRYLTDLFTTLVDLKWRWNMLIFILTYTIAWLVMASMWWIIAYIRGDLNHGHDASYTPCVANVYNFPSAFLFFIETEATIGYGYRYITEKCPEGIILFLFQSLLGSIVDAFLIGCMFIKMSQPKKRAETLMFSQEAVISQRDGRLCLMFRVGNLRNSHMVSAQIRCKVIKSRQTPEGEFLPLDQCELDVGFGTGADQLFLVSPLTICHEINPKSPFFDLSQRSLKNDQFEIVVILEGIVETTGTTMETSQWALLCHP; the protein is encoded by the exons ATGGCTGCACTACGGAGGAAATTCGGCGAGGACTACCAGGTGGTGAACACGAGTCAGGCGACCACTTTCACAGCACCGGTCAAAAAGAAGCGCCAGCGCTTCGTGGAGAAGAACGGTCGTTGCAACGTCCAGCACGGGAACCTCGGAGGGGAGAGCAGCCGGTACCTCACGGACCTCTTCACCACTCTGGTCGACCTGAAATGGCGATGGAACATGCTGATCTTCATCCTGACCTACACCATCGCTTGGCTTGTGATGGCTTCCATGTGGTGGATCATCGCCTACATCAGGGGAGACCTGAACCACGGCCACGACGCGTCGTACACCCCGTGCGTGGCCAACGTGTACAACTTTCCCTCCGCTTTTCTGTTCTTCATCGAGACCGAAGCCACCATCGGGTATGGCTACCGGTACATTACGGAGAAGTGCCCGGAGGGGATCATCCTGTTCTTGTTTCAGTCGCTGTTGGGCTCCATCGTGGACGCCTTTCTCATCGGCTGCATGTTCATCAAGATGTCCCAGCCCAAGAAGCGCGCCGAGACGCTGATGTTCAGCCAGGAGGCAGTCATCTCCCAGCGCGATGGGAGGCTGTGCCTCATGTTCCGCGTTGGCAACCTTCGGAACAGCCATATGGTGTCCGCGCAGATCAGGTGCAAAGTCATCAAG tcTCGTCAGACCCCCGAGGGGGAGTTCCTGCCCCTGGACCAGTGTGAGCTGGACGTGGGGTTCGGGACGGGGGCGGACCAACTCTTCCTGGTGTCCCCCCTGACCATCTGCCACGAGATCAACCCCAAGAGCCCCTTCTTCGACCTGTCCCAGCGCTCGCTGAAGAACGACCAGTTTGAGATCGTGGTGATCCTGGAGGGCATCGTGGAGACCACAG GGACCACAATGGAAACAAGCCAGTGGGCTTTATTGTGTCATCCCTGA
- the znf281a gene encoding zinc finger protein 281, with amino-acid sequence MNIIQDKLGNEFLRSNGGMDAGFGSGMIMFSHLPPVATFTRLAAQSVMQDLPPQEMIFKKERDSPGGVGEGLGGGGGGGGLVCGQAGDYVHTMGIKQEKLTEHDYRLPLYPGGQGRSTELLEVSMGNHHHHHHHQSLQVQDLSMANQLPIRLGKEVTGRKGRRSNGDGQEGKPKKRRSEAKSMMLDADGCSLSPGTKPHICEHCSASFRSSYHLRRHVLIHTGERPFRCSQCNMSFIQKYLLQRHEKIHSGEKPFSCDQCNMRFIQKYHMERHKRTHSGEKPYRCETCQQYFSRTDRLLKHKRTCGEGGMRRDSDLLDLGCGHPDQAYGGVSQGGPAPAGRKKGRSKNNNGEGGERKRKKGAGLALGSVQEQAGYGVQHFPVDNHGPSASHQNLQGHPGGAPKMAAKKANRKAQEQAKQAHLEPSASMEGFPMMQSNGSAKACGNSSTYDDAMQFLKKRRYLNAGNNSGNNNTTAAAPQPPPPGGTGNEYDMGPGHLHTQPSVIQGLGSGTLDGEAPLALLDASHMGLDKLDRSGIPDEVLQSLLDHYAQKPDGSPQDLHFDLGDHHVVGPLHPIPSDGADGGGHDAPSPTGEKAVLMHEYSRFLLQALERTSHYAGFHPSPGPFSASIPGNPLYADKSIYTTSPLECGFGPSAGSPSMPASSSPSSTSSSSVPKSHFAMLAGSSPQHGFQLSGMEPSAHQQLTPSQELTEQTEKPHAGSSSSSSSTPPPPPSSYQISPSDLSGSQKEARSAKGAYRLSASQDLESLEAKASSYHMENFAQAFGAQYKADGCGLAAYGGESGGEVDHRIRSASVSEFSGYSSLLSDVNEPVSTASKTQTSQSYR; translated from the exons ATGAACATCATCCAAGACAAACTAGGGAACGAATTCCTCCGCTCCAACGGCGGCATGGACGCCGGCTTCGGCTCGGGCATGATCATGTTCAGCCACCTGCCGCCGGTGGCCACCTTCACCCGCCTGGCCGCCCAGTCCGTGATGCAGGACCTCCCGCCTCAAGAGATGATCTTCAAGAAGGAGCGGGACTCGCCCGGCGGCGTTGGCGAGGgcctgggcggcggcggcggcggcgggggtctGGTCTGCGGCCAGGCCGGGGACTATGTGCACACCATGGGCATCAAGCAGGAGAAGCTGACGGAGCATGACTACCGCCTGCCGCTGTACCCCGGCGGCCAGGGCCGGAGCacggagctgctggaggtgtcCATggggaaccaccaccaccaccaccaccaccagagtcTGCAGGTGCAGGACCTCAGCATGGCCAACCAG CTGCCCATTCGGTTAGGGAAGGAGGTCACTGGGAGGAAAGGTCGGAGGTCAAATGGTGACGGACAGGAGGGCAAGCCCAAGAAGAGGCGAAGCGAAGCCAAG TCGATGATGCTGGACGCGGATGGCTGCAGCCTCTCGCCGGGCACCAAACCCCACATCTGTGAGCACTGCAGCGCGTCCTTCCGGAGCTCCTACCACCTCCGGCGCCACGTGCTCATCCACACCG GTGAAAGGCCGTTCAGATGCAGCCAGTGTAACATGAGTTTCATTCAGAAGTACCTTCTCCAGCGGCACGAGAAGATCCACAGTG GAGAGAAGCCATTCAGTTGTGATCAGTGCAACATGCGGTTCATCCAGAAGTACCACATGGAGCGTCACAAGAGGACTCACAGCGGAGAGAAGCCTTACAGATGCGAGACCTGCCAACAG TATTTTTCCCGGACGGACCGTTTGCTGAAGCACAAGCGTacgtgtggggagggggggatgaggcGGGACTCTGACCTGCTGGACCTGGGCTGCGGCCACCCGGACCAGGCCTACGGGGGGGTCTCCCAGGGGGGCCCCGCGCCCGCCGGCCGCAAGAAGGGGCggtcaaaaaacaacaacggcgaGGGCGGGGAGCGCAAGAGGaagaagggggcggggctggcgcTGGGCTCGGTCCAGGAGCAGGCGGGCTACGGCGTCCAGCACTTCCCGGTGGACAACCACGGCCCCAGCGCCTCGCACCAGAACCTCCAGGGCCACCCGGGCGGCGCccccaagatggccgccaagaAGGCCAACCGCAAGGCCCAGGAGCAGGCCAAGCAGGCCCACCTGGAGCCTAGCGCCAGCATGGAGGGCTTCCCCATGATGCAGAGCAACGGCAGCGCCAAGGCGTGCGGCAACAGCAGCACCTACGACGACGCCATGCAGTTCCTGAAGAAGCGGCGCTACCTCAACGCGGGGAACAACAGcggcaacaacaacaccaccgcCGCGGCGCCCCAGCCGCCGCCCCCGGGCGGGACGGGCAACGAGTACGACATGGGGCCGGGGCACCTGCACACCCAGCCCTCGGTCATCCAGGGCCTGGGGTCCGGGACGCTGGACGGCGAGGCGCCGCTGGCCCTCCTGGACGCGTCGCACATGGGGCTGGACAAGCTGGACCGGTCGGGGATCCCGGACGAGGTGCTGCAGAGCCTGCTGGACCACTACGCCCAGAAGCCCGACGGCTCGCCCCAGGACCTGCACTTTGACCTGGGCGACCACCACGTGGTGGGCCCGCTGCACCCCATCCCGTCGGACGGCGCCGACGGCGGCGGCCACGACGCGCCCAGCCCCACCGGGGAGAAGGCGGTGCTCATGCACGAGTACTCGCGCTTCCTGCTGCAGGCGCTGGAGCGCACCAGCCACTACGCGGGCTTCCACCCCAGCCCGGGGCCCTTCTCCGCCTCCATCCCGGGGAACCCGCTCTACGCCGACAAGAGCATATACACTACGTCCCCGCTGGAGTGCGGCTTCGGCCCGTCGGCGGGCTCGCCCTCCATGccggcctcctcctcgccctcctccacctcctcctcctccgtgccaAAGTCCCACTTTGCCATGCTGGCGGGCTCGTCGCCGCAGCACGGCTTCCAGCTGAGCGGCATGGAGCCCTCGGCGCACCAGCAGCTCACCCCCTCTCAGGAGCTCACGGAGCAGACGGAGAAGCCGCacgccggctcctcctcctcctcctcctccacgccgccgccgccgccctcctcctACCAGATCAGCCCCTCGGACCTCAGCGGCAGCCAGAAGGAGGCGCGCAGCGCCAAGGGCGCCTACCGGCTGTCGGCGTCCCAGGACCTGGAGTCCCTGGAGGCCAAGGCCTCCTCGTACCACATGGAGAACTTCGCCCAGGCGTTCGGCGCCCAGTACAAGGCGGACGGCTGCGGGTTGGCGGCCTACGGCGGGGAGTCGGGCGGCGAGGTGGACCACCGGATACGGAGCGCGTCCGTGTCCGAGTTCTCAGGGTATAGCAGTTTGTTAAGCGATGTCAATGAGCCAGTGAGTACAGCTTCCAAAACGCAGACGAGCCAAAGCTACAGATGA